CTTGCCGGGGGTTGGGTCCAGGGCCCTGGTCAAATGGGAATAGGGTCTGTTCTGTGTCCTTCTGACAGCCTGGCCCAGCTACTGCATTCCCTCTAACCAGGAATCTGCTCCCAAGACCGGCATCTGCGTCATCCTCAGAGCACCTTCGGGGCGGGGGTGGATTAAAGGGACTGTGAATTCTTTGGTGGGTTTCTCAGGCTGTAGGTCCCTAACGCCACGCTTGCACCCCACTTTGGCAAGGCTCCTCCTCCTCAGCCTTAGTTTTTCTTTCGGGAAATTAGGGAATGATACCTCGCTGGCATTCAGCAGGCGCTTAATAAATGGCCAAGTCATTGTTGGGCTGTCTAAATAAGGCTCTATTAATGGCCGGCTCTGGCCGCGGTCCCAATGTCCCCGGGCGGCTCGCCGAGGGGCGGACACAGGGCGTACTATAAAGCAGCGGCGGCGCTCGCTGGGGCACTGCGGAGCCTAGGGCGACGGCGGAGCAGGATGGAGATCCCGGTGCCTGTGCAGCCGTCTTGGCTGCGCCGCGCCTCGGCCCCTTTGCCTGGGCTGTCGGCTCCCGGGCGCCTCTTCGACCAGCGCTTCGGCGAGGGGCTGCTGGAGGCCGAGCTGGCTGCGCTCTGCCCTGCCGCGCTGGCCCCATACTACCTGCGCGCACCCAGCGTGGCGCTGCCTACCGCCCAGGTGCagacctgggggaggggtggtaaCCCGACTACTTCCAAGGCTGGGGTCCTCGGTCACCCTGAGGGGGGTTAAGGAAAGTCCCTTGACTTTGAGCGGGGTGGAGAGTCCGGCCAGAGGGGCTTTCGGAGTTGCCGGAGTATGGATTCTCAGAGGTCGTTTCCCTGAATCGGGTGGGAGGGCCCAGTCGGTTTGAGGAGGGTCTCACGTCCCAGAGGAGTGTAAGGGCTGGGTTCCTAATGGGTGGGGATGCTCACTCTGAAGGGGTGTCTTGGTGATTCTGAAGGAGGCTGGGGACCCACGGTATCTGGGGAAAAGGGGGAGCCCAGTCATTCTGAAGGGCGTGGGGCTCCCAGTGACtccgggggaggggaggaaactTTTTGTTATTCTTGAGGAAGAGAGTTTGGAGACTGTGGGTGGTGACTCTGTGTGTCTCATGGAGACACGCAGAGGGGAAGGAGGGTCCTGCAACTTGAGAAAGGGGGGTGTGGACACTCAGAAGTGGGGGAGGAGTACTAATAACTGCTGGGGGCTCAAGCAATCTCGTAACTCGAGCGGGAGGGTAGAAAGAGGACTCTGGAGAATCCGGGAGGAGGCTTCTTGGCGATTTCTGGCGGAGGTGGAGCAGTAAGGGGCCTAGGGGCTCTGAGGGGAAGGAGGCTGAGGAGTCAGTGCCCAGGAGGATACACGGACTACGAGGTTGTTAACTCCGGGGGAGCCGGCAGGCCTCACCCTATGAGGGCAGCGGTCCCTGACCTTGGAGGGCGAGGGACGGACCCTCATCACCCTGGATGAAGGGGGAATCCCCGGTGGCTACAGGGGGAGGGATGATGCCAGTTACTCTGGGTAAAGAGGTCCTGGGTGGCTAAGAGTAGGAAAGGGGACGCCCCAGTTCCGGAGGCCAGGATAGGCTGCAGCACCGGAACCAAAGGGGAGCCGAGGGGAGGGGCCTTTGCTGGGCCCCCGGGAGCCGTGCCCCGCCCGATGACCATCAGGTTGTGTGCAGGTATCGACCGACCCCGGGCATTTCTCGGTGTTGCTGGATGTGAAACACTTCTCACCCGAGGAAATTGCCGTCAAGGTGGTTGGTGACCACGTGGAAGTTCATGCGCGCCACGAGGAGCGCCCGGTGAGCCcgctggcgggggcggggccagaACGAGTAGGCTGGATCCGCaggcgggaggggcggggcacCTACGGGAACCTGGCGGAGCCTCTCAAGCCTCTCTCCCTCCAGGATGAGCACGGATACATTGCGCGCGAGTTCCACCGCCGCTACCGCTTGCCGCCTGGCGTGGACCCTGCGGCCGTGACGTCCGCGCTGTCCCCTGAGGGCGTCCTTTCCATCCAGGCCGCACCTGCGCCGGCCCAGGCCCCACTGCAGTCGCCGCCCGGGGCGGCTGCCAAGTAGGGGTCAGGGCACACCTGAACCCTGGAAGCCGCCTCAGCGCCCCCGCCCTTTTAAAGCCGACCTGACTCCGCCCAACCAGAT
The nucleotide sequence above comes from Bos indicus x Bos taurus breed Angus x Brahman F1 hybrid chromosome 18, Bos_hybrid_MaternalHap_v2.0, whole genome shotgun sequence. Encoded proteins:
- the HSPB6 gene encoding heat shock protein beta-6 isoform X1, producing MEIPVPVQPSWLRRASAPLPGLSAPGRLFDQRFGEGLLEAELAALCPAALAPYYLRAPSVALPTAQVSTDPGHFSVLLDVKHFSPEEIAVKVVGDHVEVHARHEERPVSPLAGAGPERDEHGYIAREFHRRYRLPPGVDPAAVTSALSPEGVLSIQAAPAPAQAPLQSPPGAAAK
- the HSPB6 gene encoding heat shock protein beta-6 isoform X2, with translation MEIPVPVQPSWLRRASAPLPGLSAPGRLFDQRFGEGLLEAELAALCPAALAPYYLRAPSVALPTAQVSTDPGHFSVLLDVKHFSPEEIAVKVVGDHVEVHARHEERPDEHGYIAREFHRRYRLPPGVDPAAVTSALSPEGVLSIQAAPAPAQAPLQSPPGAAAK